In Roseomonas fluvialis, one genomic interval encodes:
- a CDS encoding RidA family protein, producing MDRQIITSPRVTPMRSGVNHAVKAGGFVFVTGVTPFRGAERMAATIDKGDLVAQVRQVMTNMQAILEEAGTSLEKAVKMNVALTDMGRYAEFDATFKTFFKDGNYPARQTTESVRLAHPDFLVSIDCIAVA from the coding sequence ATGGACAGGCAGATCATCACCTCCCCGCGCGTGACGCCGATGCGTTCGGGGGTGAACCACGCGGTGAAGGCGGGCGGCTTCGTCTTCGTCACCGGCGTGACGCCCTTCCGCGGCGCCGAGCGCATGGCGGCCACGATCGACAAGGGGGACCTGGTCGCGCAGGTGCGCCAGGTCATGACGAACATGCAAGCGATCCTGGAGGAAGCCGGCACGTCGCTGGAGAAGGCGGTGAAGATGAACGTCGCGCTGACCGACATGGGCCGCTACGCGGAGTTCGACGCGACCTTCAAGACCTTCTTCAAGGACGGCAACTACCCGGCGCGGCAGACCACGGAATCGGTGCGACTGGCGCATCCGGACTTCCTGGTGTCGATCGACTGCATCGCGGTGGCGTAG
- a CDS encoding Bug family tripartite tricarboxylate transporter substrate binding protein has protein sequence MMRATGDVTPLFTRLQRRGLLAGVAGAAVAGGARAQGRGDVVKMIVPYGAGNITDQVARVFLDLHGVRTGQSFVVENQPAAGGTLGAFNIAQSVADGSVMGMIAAAALTIAPHANKQAVRYDPVNDFAPVGGAYLSSTYLAVNATLPVRTLAELVAYAKARPADNPIFYCSPGNATVPHLNIETICRAFGFTMQHVPYRTSAAANTDLLANRVQVTMDSASITVPHMQTGRLRPLAYSGPTRSTEFPDVPTVREAAPDAQMLNAWAGFFFPRRTPAAIVARAAEAFHATAADPAFAEKLPLGATPLVLTPAGLTDRIRSENERLGRLIAALGLPQD, from the coding sequence ATGATGCGGGCTACGGGCGACGTTACGCCGCTGTTTACCCGGCTGCAGCGCCGCGGGCTCCTGGCCGGTGTCGCGGGTGCCGCGGTCGCGGGGGGTGCCCGGGCGCAGGGTCGCGGCGACGTGGTCAAGATGATCGTGCCCTATGGTGCCGGCAACATCACAGACCAGGTCGCACGGGTCTTCCTCGACCTGCATGGCGTGCGCACGGGCCAGTCCTTCGTCGTCGAGAACCAGCCGGCGGCCGGCGGCACGCTCGGTGCCTTCAACATCGCCCAGAGCGTCGCCGATGGCTCGGTGATGGGCATGATCGCGGCCGCCGCGCTGACCATTGCGCCGCACGCCAACAAGCAGGCCGTGCGCTACGATCCCGTCAACGATTTCGCGCCGGTCGGCGGCGCCTACCTTTCCAGCACCTACCTTGCGGTGAACGCCACCTTGCCGGTGCGCACGCTGGCGGAGCTCGTGGCCTATGCGAAGGCGCGGCCGGCGGACAACCCGATCTTCTACTGTTCGCCCGGCAACGCCACGGTGCCGCACCTGAACATCGAGACGATCTGCCGCGCCTTCGGCTTCACGATGCAGCACGTGCCCTACCGGACCAGCGCCGCGGCGAATACCGACCTGCTGGCGAACCGCGTGCAGGTGACCATGGATTCGGCCTCGATCACCGTGCCGCACATGCAGACGGGGCGGTTGCGGCCGCTGGCGTATAGCGGCCCGACGCGCAGCACCGAATTCCCCGACGTGCCCACCGTCCGCGAAGCGGCGCCGGACGCGCAGATGCTCAATGCCTGGGCCGGCTTCTTCTTCCCCCGGCGCACGCCCGCGGCGATCGTCGCGCGGGCCGCCGAGGCCTTCCACGCAACCGCGGCCGACCCCGCCTTCGCGGAGAAATTGCCGCTGGGTGCCACACCGCTGGTGCTGACGCCGGCCGGGCTGACCGACCGCATCCGGTCGGAGAACGAGCGGCTCGGCCGGCTGATCGCGGCCCTGGGCCTCCCGCAGGACTGA
- a CDS encoding class I SAM-dependent methyltransferase, whose protein sequence is MTPGTCPITGEPATLVQEVSATLLRGLWRRTFKVDPTPPPPVRTGIYRSPCGLVFFAPAQEGDGAFYEALYRRLDAGGRVRAAGRDRAEYPDAAARIRAGDAVLEVGAGAGAFARLVPGACYVGLDPNPGAYADRATDVRAESLADHAEAHPAAYDAAVAFQVIEHVADPLCLAADMARCVKPGGLLILGAPVWPSAMTAIPDFVFNAPPHHLSWWSESAMRALAGRLGLVVEETRLLPPVQAQPLIHWMGRLAPIRARPEGPWFAARRSWYASLAVAALLGRIAAALLPLPRNAAPMFVLLVARKP, encoded by the coding sequence GTGACACCCGGCACCTGCCCCATCACCGGCGAGCCCGCCACGCTGGTCCAGGAGGTCTCTGCCACCCTGCTTCGCGGGCTGTGGCGCCGGACCTTCAAGGTCGATCCGACGCCACCGCCGCCCGTGCGCACTGGCATCTACCGCAGCCCCTGCGGCCTTGTGTTCTTTGCCCCGGCGCAGGAAGGCGACGGCGCCTTCTATGAAGCGCTGTACCGGCGCCTCGATGCCGGGGGGCGGGTGCGCGCGGCGGGGCGCGACCGCGCGGAATACCCGGATGCCGCGGCGCGCATCCGCGCCGGGGATGCGGTGCTGGAAGTCGGCGCGGGGGCGGGTGCCTTCGCGCGGCTGGTGCCGGGCGCGTGCTATGTGGGGCTCGACCCCAACCCCGGCGCCTATGCCGACCGCGCCACGGATGTGAGGGCCGAAAGCCTCGCCGATCACGCGGAGGCACACCCCGCCGCCTACGACGCCGCCGTCGCCTTCCAGGTCATCGAGCATGTGGCCGACCCGTTGTGCCTGGCCGCCGACATGGCGCGCTGCGTGAAGCCCGGCGGGCTGCTGATCCTGGGTGCGCCGGTCTGGCCCTCGGCCATGACGGCGATCCCGGACTTCGTGTTCAACGCGCCCCCGCATCACCTGTCCTGGTGGAGCGAATCGGCGATGCGCGCGCTGGCCGGGCGGCTTGGCCTGGTGGTCGAGGAGACGCGCCTGCTGCCGCCCGTGCAGGCGCAGCCGCTGATCCACTGGATGGGGCGCCTGGCGCCGATCAGGGCACGTCCGGAGGGGCCGTGGTTCGCGGCGCGGCGGTCCTGGTATGCGTCGCTGGCGGTCGCGGCGCTGCTCGGGCGCATCGCGGCGGCGCTGCTGCCGCTGCCCCGCAACGCTGCGCCCATGTTCGTGCTGCTGGTCGCGCGGAAGCCTTGA
- the secA gene encoding preprotein translocase subunit SecA yields MFARLAAAIFGTSNDRALKRYQARVPAINALEPRMQALSDEALANQTVLFRERLAKGESLDDILPEAFATVREAARRVLGLRHFDVQMIGGMVLHEGKIAEMKTGEGKTLVATLPVYLNALPAKGVHVVTVNDYLATRDAEWMGKIYTFLGLTVGTIVHGLTDDERRASYACDITYGTNNEYGFDYLRDNMKYRLEDMVQRDFAYGIVDEVDSILVDEARTPLIISGPTDDSSDLYRTVNEVVKDLVKDETTFEKDEKQRTVTLTEAGSERVEQMLKDAGLVTEGDLYDIVNVSVVHHLNQSLRAHTLFKRDVEYVVRDDKIVIIDEFTGRMMEGRRYSDGLHQALEAKEYVTVQPENQTLASITFQNYFRLYPKLAGMTGTASTEADEFAEIYKLEVVEIPTNVPVAREDSDDEVYRSAAEKYEAVAVLIAEARERGQPVLVGTTSIEKSELISSLLKKKNVPHQVLNARYHEQEAGIVAQAGRPGAVTIATNMAGRGTDIQLGGNYEMLARHEAGTNEGEAYEAAVIKHKAEVEAVRPAVKAAGGLFVIGTERHESRRIDNQLRGRSGRQGDPGASRFFLSLEDDLMRIFGSDRMGGMLQKLGLKDGEAIVHPWINKALEKAQKKVEARNFDMRKNLLKYDDVMNDQRKEVYSQRRAFMMADEVSETVQEMRRETIGDLVARCIPENAYPEQWDLETLQRQVQDVLNLDVPVADWAKEEGIDDDAVRDRLEEAADRAYAARAANVGPEIMRQVEKSLLLQVFDQVWKEHLLALDHLRQGIGLRAYGQRDPLNEYKSEAFALFNGMLSDLRERVTSLLLRIELRPDAPPPSPEGIGFLDMRHPDPAMAAAELEMANSGGTTYEAVPMAIGTAAPRPIAEGVDPNDPATWHRTPRNAPCPCGSGKKYKVCHGRA; encoded by the coding sequence ATGTTCGCCCGCCTTGCCGCTGCCATTTTCGGTACGTCCAACGACCGCGCGCTGAAGCGCTACCAGGCGCGCGTGCCCGCCATCAACGCGCTCGAACCCCGCATGCAGGCGCTGTCGGACGAAGCGCTGGCCAACCAGACCGTGCTGTTCCGCGAACGCCTGGCGAAGGGCGAGAGCCTGGACGACATCCTGCCTGAGGCCTTCGCCACCGTGCGCGAAGCGGCGCGGCGCGTGCTCGGCCTGCGGCACTTCGACGTGCAGATGATCGGCGGCATGGTGCTGCACGAGGGCAAGATCGCCGAGATGAAGACCGGCGAGGGCAAGACCCTGGTCGCGACACTGCCGGTGTATCTGAACGCCCTGCCCGCCAAGGGCGTGCATGTGGTCACGGTGAACGACTACCTCGCCACCCGCGACGCGGAATGGATGGGGAAGATCTATACCTTCCTGGGCCTGACGGTCGGCACCATCGTGCACGGCCTGACGGATGATGAACGCCGCGCGTCCTACGCCTGCGACATCACCTACGGCACCAACAACGAATACGGCTTCGATTACCTGCGCGACAACATGAAGTACCGCCTGGAGGACATGGTCCAGCGGGATTTCGCCTACGGCATCGTGGACGAGGTCGACTCCATCCTGGTCGATGAGGCGCGCACGCCGCTGATCATCAGCGGGCCGACCGATGATTCGTCGGATCTTTATCGCACCGTGAACGAGGTGGTGAAGGACCTCGTCAAGGACGAGACCACCTTCGAGAAGGACGAGAAGCAGCGCACCGTCACGCTGACCGAGGCCGGCAGCGAGCGGGTCGAGCAGATGCTGAAGGATGCGGGGCTGGTCACCGAAGGCGACCTGTACGACATCGTCAACGTCTCCGTCGTGCACCACCTGAACCAGAGCCTTCGCGCGCACACGCTGTTCAAGCGCGATGTCGAATACGTCGTGCGCGACGATAAGATCGTCATCATCGACGAATTCACAGGCCGCATGATGGAAGGCCGGCGCTATTCGGACGGGCTGCACCAGGCGCTGGAAGCCAAGGAATACGTGACCGTCCAGCCTGAAAACCAGACGCTGGCTTCCATCACCTTCCAGAACTATTTCCGGCTGTATCCGAAGCTCGCGGGCATGACCGGCACGGCCTCGACCGAAGCGGACGAATTCGCCGAGATCTATAAGCTCGAGGTGGTCGAGATCCCGACCAACGTGCCGGTGGCACGCGAGGATTCCGACGACGAGGTGTATCGCTCGGCGGCCGAGAAGTACGAGGCGGTGGCCGTGCTGATCGCCGAGGCGCGCGAGCGCGGCCAGCCGGTGCTGGTCGGCACCACCAGCATCGAGAAGTCCGAACTCATCTCCTCGCTGCTGAAGAAGAAGAACGTCCCGCACCAGGTGCTGAACGCCCGCTACCACGAGCAGGAGGCCGGCATCGTCGCGCAGGCCGGCCGCCCGGGCGCCGTGACCATCGCGACCAACATGGCCGGCCGCGGCACCGACATCCAGCTGGGCGGCAACTACGAGATGCTGGCGCGCCACGAGGCCGGCACGAATGAGGGCGAGGCCTACGAGGCCGCGGTCATCAAGCACAAGGCCGAGGTCGAGGCGGTGCGCCCGGCGGTTAAGGCCGCCGGCGGGCTGTTCGTGATCGGCACGGAACGCCATGAATCGCGGCGCATCGACAACCAGCTGCGCGGCCGCTCGGGCCGGCAGGGCGATCCCGGCGCGTCGCGCTTCTTCCTGTCGCTGGAAGACGACCTGATGCGCATCTTCGGCTCCGACCGCATGGGAGGGATGCTGCAGAAGCTCGGCCTCAAGGACGGCGAGGCGATCGTCCATCCCTGGATCAACAAGGCGCTCGAGAAGGCGCAGAAGAAGGTCGAGGCGCGCAACTTCGACATGCGCAAGAACCTTCTCAAATACGACGACGTCATGAACGACCAGCGCAAGGAAGTGTATTCACAGCGCCGCGCCTTCATGATGGCCGACGAGGTGTCGGAGACGGTGCAGGAGATGCGCCGCGAGACCATCGGCGACCTGGTCGCCCGCTGCATCCCCGAGAACGCCTATCCGGAACAGTGGGACCTCGAGACGCTGCAGCGCCAGGTGCAGGACGTGCTGAACCTCGATGTCCCGGTCGCCGACTGGGCGAAGGAGGAAGGCATCGACGACGACGCGGTGCGTGACCGCCTCGAGGAAGCCGCCGATCGCGCCTACGCCGCGCGCGCCGCCAATGTCGGCCCCGAGATCATGCGCCAGGTCGAGAAGTCGCTGCTGCTGCAGGTGTTCGACCAGGTGTGGAAGGAACACCTGCTGGCGTTGGATCACCTGCGCCAGGGCATCGGGCTGCGCGCCTATGGCCAGCGCGACCCGCTGAACGAATACAAGTCCGAGGCCTTCGCGCTGTTCAACGGCATGCTGTCGGACCTGCGCGAGCGCGTGACGTCGCTGCTGCTGCGGATCGAACTGCGCCCGGATGCGCCGCCGCCTTCACCGGAGGGAATCGGCTTCCTGGACATGCGCCACCCGGACCCGGCCATGGCGGCCGCGGAGCTCGAAATGGCGAATAGCGGCGGCACCACCTACGAGGCGGTGCCGATGGCGATCGGGACCGCCGCGCCGCGCCCGATCGCGGAGGGGGTGGACCCGAACGACCCCGCCACCTGGCACCGCACCCCGCGCAACGCGCCCTGCCCCTGCGGGTCGGGCAAGAAGTACAAGGTCTGCCACGGGCGGGCGTGA
- a CDS encoding bifunctional GNAT family N-acetyltransferase/(deoxy)nucleoside triphosphate pyrophosphohydrolase → MPDSAVTFAPLETARFLLRPLRAGDAAELHRLVNDWEVAKTLARVPFPYPRDLADEWIASTAERIAANEAYHLAIARREDDVLVGCCGLTRDREDRSAELGYWVGRRHWGQGIAPEAAGRLARWALANLDIDRITASALVDNARSATVLARIGFRETGTGAQDFLSRGGAMPVRIFEAGRADLAPAPAAAVPSPEPAPGGKPILLVAAVGLIDPDNRVLLARRPEGKPMAGLWEFPGGKVHPGETPEAALIRELKEELGIDVTEACLAPFAFASHGYERFHLLMPLFLCRRWQGAVTPLEGQALAWVRPQKLAEYAMPPADVPLVALLRDFL, encoded by the coding sequence ATGCCCGATTCCGCCGTGACCTTCGCGCCGCTCGAGACCGCGCGCTTCCTGCTGCGCCCGCTGCGCGCCGGGGATGCCGCCGAACTGCACCGCCTGGTGAACGACTGGGAAGTTGCCAAGACGCTGGCGCGCGTGCCCTTCCCCTATCCGCGCGACCTGGCCGATGAATGGATCGCCTCGACCGCTGAGCGCATCGCGGCGAACGAGGCGTATCACCTCGCGATCGCGCGGCGCGAGGACGACGTGCTGGTGGGATGCTGTGGCCTGACGCGCGACCGCGAGGATCGTTCCGCCGAACTCGGCTACTGGGTCGGCCGGCGCCACTGGGGCCAGGGCATCGCGCCCGAGGCCGCCGGGCGGCTGGCGCGCTGGGCGCTGGCCAATCTCGACATCGACCGCATCACCGCGAGCGCGCTGGTGGACAATGCGCGATCGGCCACGGTGCTGGCGCGCATCGGCTTCCGCGAGACCGGCACCGGCGCGCAGGATTTCCTCTCGCGCGGGGGGGCGATGCCGGTGCGGATCTTCGAGGCCGGGCGAGCCGACCTGGCCCCCGCACCCGCCGCCGCGGTGCCGAGCCCCGAACCGGCGCCGGGCGGCAAGCCCATCCTGCTGGTCGCCGCCGTGGGCCTGATCGACCCAGACAATCGCGTGCTGCTGGCCCGCCGGCCCGAGGGCAAGCCGATGGCCGGCCTGTGGGAATTCCCCGGCGGCAAGGTGCACCCGGGCGAGACGCCGGAAGCCGCGCTGATCCGCGAACTGAAGGAAGAACTCGGTATCGACGTGACCGAGGCGTGCCTCGCACCCTTCGCCTTCGCCTCGCATGGCTACGAGCGCTTCCACCTGCTGATGCCGCTGTTCCTCTGCCGGCGCTGGCAGGGTGCGGTGACGCCGCTGGAGGGCCAGGCGCTGGCTTGGGTGCGCCCGCAGAAGCTGGCGGAGTATGCGATGCCGCCGGCGGATGTGCCGCTCGTCGCTTTGCTCCGAGATTTCTTGTAG
- a CDS encoding DUF2889 domain-containing protein yields the protein MPLSDPAAREPMHRRQIDMHGYRRADGLFDIEAHLLDTKSYGFDNEERGFLPAGTPLHGMWIRLTIDDDLLIHHCEAASDHTPYAICPQAAPNFAALAGLKIGPGFNRAVQERVGGVLGCTHLREVLAQMATVAYQTLYPVRRAKEQAREEATGVREKPRIIGTCLAYKPDSPVVKLRWPWLAEQTAE from the coding sequence ATGCCGCTGTCCGACCCCGCCGCCCGCGAACCCATGCACCGCCGCCAGATCGACATGCACGGCTATCGCCGCGCCGACGGGCTGTTCGACATCGAGGCGCATCTGCTCGACACCAAATCCTATGGCTTCGACAACGAGGAACGCGGCTTCCTGCCGGCCGGCACGCCGCTGCACGGGATGTGGATCCGCCTCACGATCGACGATGACCTGCTGATCCATCACTGCGAGGCGGCGTCCGACCACACGCCCTATGCCATCTGCCCGCAGGCTGCGCCGAATTTCGCGGCGCTGGCGGGGCTGAAGATCGGCCCGGGCTTCAATCGCGCGGTGCAGGAACGCGTGGGCGGCGTGCTGGGGTGCACGCATCTGCGCGAGGTGCTGGCCCAGATGGCGACGGTTGCCTACCAGACGCTGTACCCGGTGCGCCGCGCCAAGGAACAGGCGCGCGAGGAAGCCACCGGCGTGCGGGAGAAGCCGCGCATCATCGGCACCTGCCTGGCCTACAAGCCGGACAGCCCGGTGGTGAAGCTGCGCTGGCCTTGGCTGGCGGAGCAGACGGCCGAATAA
- a CDS encoding peptidylprolyl isomerase, with protein MTLRPRLAHPLRAGLALAVALSIAPAFGQPAPQPAPATPPGDPVVARVDGEPILLSDLASAVRDLPEELRGAPTQMLYPLLLDQMIAGRAVTAAARRARLDQDAEVRARIRRAEEQELQQAWLSREIAARVDDAAVRARYDREIAGRPAEEEVRARHILVPTESEARAALAEIRGGADFMAVAQRRSTGPGAREGGDLGFFRRADMVPEFAEAAFQLQPGQVSENPVRSPFGWHVIKVEERRTAAPPPFEEVSQALRQQLMEAEVQGAVERARAEARIERFNLDGTAPRAIDTAEPPAPAAPARPAAPAPQRR; from the coding sequence ATGACGCTTCGCCCCCGCCTTGCCCACCCCCTTCGCGCGGGGCTCGCCCTGGCGGTCGCCCTGTCCATCGCGCCCGCCTTCGGCCAGCCCGCGCCGCAACCCGCCCCCGCGACCCCGCCGGGGGACCCGGTGGTGGCGCGCGTCGATGGCGAACCCATCCTGCTGTCCGACCTGGCCTCGGCGGTGCGTGACCTGCCGGAGGAACTGCGCGGCGCACCCACGCAGATGCTCTACCCGCTGCTGCTCGACCAGATGATCGCCGGGCGCGCGGTGACCGCCGCCGCCCGCCGCGCGCGGCTCGACCAGGATGCGGAGGTCCGCGCGCGCATCCGCCGCGCCGAGGAACAGGAACTCCAGCAGGCCTGGCTGAGCCGCGAGATCGCCGCCCGAGTCGACGATGCCGCCGTGCGCGCCCGCTACGACCGCGAGATCGCCGGCCGCCCCGCCGAGGAGGAAGTCCGCGCCCGCCACATCCTGGTGCCCACCGAATCGGAGGCCCGCGCCGCTCTGGCGGAAATTCGCGGCGGTGCGGACTTCATGGCGGTCGCGCAGCGCCGGTCCACCGGCCCGGGCGCGCGCGAAGGCGGGGACCTCGGCTTCTTCCGCCGCGCCGACATGGTGCCCGAATTCGCCGAGGCCGCCTTCCAGCTGCAGCCTGGCCAGGTCAGCGAGAACCCGGTCCGTTCGCCCTTCGGCTGGCATGTCATCAAGGTCGAGGAACGCCGCACCGCGGCCCCCCCGCCCTTCGAGGAGGTGTCGCAGGCGCTGCGCCAGCAACTCATGGAGGCTGAAGTGCAGGGTGCGGTCGAGCGCGCCCGGGCCGAGGCGCGGATCGAGCGCTTCAACCTCGATGGCACCGCGCCGCGGGCGATCGATACGGCCGAACCGCCCGCGCCGGCGGCGCCGGCGCGACCCGCCGCGCCCGCACCGCAACGGCGCTGA
- the argJ gene encoding bifunctional glutamate N-acetyltransferase/amino-acid acetyltransferase ArgJ: MAGQALPVSPLALPMPEMPPVPGVQVATGMAEIRYRAREDVMAMAFPAGTTAAGVFTKNRCPGAPVEWSRAALKGGKARGLVVTSGNSNVFTGKAGRETCERTAAEAARILGCKPKEVFLASTGVIGERLPTEKLVGALPKVFGAVAEAGFAHAARAIMTTDTFPKAATRTAKIGDTTVTIAGIAKGSGMIAPDMATMLSFLATDAKIPAAALQALLKKGCDKSFNCITVDSDTSTSDTVMLFATGVAKHPRVPTEGGSVLKDFARALNEVLMDLALMVARDGEGAQKLIRIDVTGAVTARSAHRIAMSIANAPLVKTAIAGEDANWGRIVMAVGKAGEPADRDKLSIAVGGTWMARDGGVVDGYDETPVVAHMKGREVEITVDIGLGKGRATVWTCDLTHGYIDINGSYRS, encoded by the coding sequence ATGGCCGGACAGGCCCTTCCCGTCTCCCCCCTCGCGCTGCCGATGCCCGAGATGCCGCCCGTGCCTGGCGTGCAGGTCGCCACCGGCATGGCCGAGATCCGCTACCGCGCGCGCGAGGACGTGATGGCCATGGCCTTCCCGGCCGGCACCACGGCGGCGGGCGTCTTCACCAAGAACCGTTGCCCCGGCGCGCCGGTCGAATGGTCGCGCGCCGCCCTCAAGGGCGGCAAGGCGCGTGGCTTGGTGGTCACGTCCGGCAATTCCAACGTCTTCACCGGCAAGGCCGGGCGCGAGACCTGCGAGCGCACCGCCGCCGAGGCCGCGCGCATCCTCGGCTGCAAGCCGAAGGAGGTGTTCCTGGCCTCGACCGGCGTGATCGGCGAACGCCTGCCCACCGAGAAGCTCGTCGGCGCCCTGCCCAAGGTGTTCGGCGCGGTGGCCGAGGCCGGCTTCGCCCACGCCGCGCGCGCCATCATGACCACCGACACCTTCCCCAAGGCCGCCACGCGCACGGCGAAGATCGGCGACACCACCGTCACCATCGCCGGCATCGCCAAGGGGTCGGGGATGATCGCGCCCGACATGGCGACGATGCTCTCTTTCCTCGCGACCGACGCGAAGATCCCGGCCGCCGCGCTGCAGGCGCTGCTCAAGAAGGGCTGCGACAAGTCGTTCAACTGCATCACGGTCGATTCCGACACCTCGACCTCCGACACCGTCATGCTGTTCGCAACCGGCGTGGCGAAGCACCCGCGCGTGCCGACCGAGGGCGGTTCCGTCCTGAAGGACTTCGCCCGCGCGCTGAACGAGGTGCTGATGGACCTCGCCCTCATGGTCGCGCGCGATGGCGAGGGCGCGCAGAAACTCATCCGCATCGACGTGACCGGCGCGGTGACAGCGCGCTCCGCCCATCGCATCGCCATGTCGATCGCCAACGCGCCGCTGGTGAAGACCGCCATCGCCGGCGAGGACGCGAACTGGGGCCGCATCGTCATGGCCGTGGGCAAGGCTGGCGAACCCGCCGATCGCGACAAGCTGTCGATCGCCGTGGGCGGCACCTGGATGGCGCGCGACGGCGGCGTGGTGGATGGCTACGACGAGACGCCAGTGGTGGCACACATGAAGGGCCGCGAGGTCGAGATCACCGTCGATATAGGGCTCGGCAAGGGCCGCGCCACCGTGTGGACCTGTGACCTGACGCATGGGTACATCGACATCAACGGGTCGTATCGCAGCTAG
- a CDS encoding glycosyltransferase family 2 protein: MTLLLGTIALLATCAWLAGVIWFLRFFRAPAVEVPGRVTLLLAVTGRTDGLPPLFAALARQTLQPRRMLVAVETESDPALAQVRELEHLLPFPVEVVVAGLDDTRSQKATNMIAALARVDVDDDALVLLDADILPQEHWLSWLATPALNGAADVVTGYRWHALDGAGPARHVVAWLDRSLALGPRFLASGLVWGGSVAIARDALARMDLATALARTFSTDGAISRRARALGLRVLTRRAVLLPTPPEGGDREAIAFKTRQLQIVHVYVPSLWVWLGVALHGEALVVPLAVLGVVGDGLALGFVAAVGAVGVARAVLHDRVTRAVGIREGVAARAAQVALGALAPLTAPAVVALFWTSARTRVIRWRHIDYEVLGPEEVRVLRRRVPGDAA, encoded by the coding sequence GTGACGCTGCTCCTGGGCACGATCGCGTTGCTGGCGACCTGTGCCTGGCTTGCCGGCGTCATCTGGTTCCTGCGCTTCTTCCGGGCGCCGGCGGTGGAAGTGCCCGGCCGGGTCACGCTGCTGCTGGCCGTGACCGGCCGCACCGATGGCCTGCCGCCCTTGTTCGCGGCACTCGCGCGCCAGACGCTGCAGCCGCGCCGCATGCTGGTGGCAGTGGAGACCGAGAGCGACCCGGCGCTGGCGCAGGTGCGCGAACTGGAACACCTGCTGCCCTTCCCGGTCGAGGTCGTCGTCGCCGGCCTCGACGACACGCGCAGCCAGAAGGCGACGAACATGATCGCCGCGCTGGCGCGCGTGGACGTGGATGACGATGCGCTGGTGCTGCTCGATGCCGATATCCTGCCGCAGGAGCATTGGCTGTCCTGGCTGGCGACGCCGGCGCTGAACGGTGCCGCGGATGTCGTGACGGGGTATCGCTGGCATGCGCTGGATGGCGCGGGGCCGGCGCGGCATGTGGTGGCCTGGCTCGATCGGTCGCTGGCCTTGGGGCCGCGGTTTCTCGCCTCGGGGCTGGTCTGGGGCGGGTCGGTCGCGATCGCGCGCGATGCGCTGGCGCGGATGGACCTGGCCACTGCGCTCGCGCGGACCTTCTCGACCGATGGTGCGATCAGCCGACGTGCGCGCGCGCTCGGGCTGCGGGTGCTGACGCGCCGCGCGGTGCTGCTGCCCACCCCGCCCGAGGGCGGGGATCGCGAGGCCATCGCCTTCAAGACACGGCAGTTGCAGATCGTGCACGTCTATGTGCCGTCGCTGTGGGTGTGGCTCGGTGTAGCGCTGCATGGCGAGGCGCTGGTCGTGCCGCTCGCTGTGCTCGGTGTCGTGGGCGATGGGCTGGCGCTGGGCTTCGTCGCGGCGGTCGGCGCGGTGGGTGTGGCGCGCGCTGTGCTGCACGACCGCGTGACGCGCGCGGTCGGCATTCGCGAAGGCGTCGCGGCGCGCGCGGCGCAGGTGGCGCTGGGCGCGCTCGCGCCGCTCACCGCGCCGGCCGTGGTCGCACTGTTCTGGACCAGCGCGCGCACGCGCGTGATCCGCTGGCGCCACATCGACTACGAGGTGCTGGGGCCCGAGGAGGTGCGCGTGCTGCGCCGCCGCGTCCCGGGTGATGCGGCATGA